Proteins encoded together in one Orbaceae bacterium lpD01 window:
- the artM gene encoding arginine ABC transporter permease ArtM: MADQLWFYFKTLCQGLPVTLSLSFSAIICACLISIGFTVLLTFKNRLLNSVIKGYILLFTGTPLLVQIFLIYYGPVQFSHLQDQLPLLWSLLSHPWFCAFLALTLNSAAYTTQIFYGALKAIPQGQWQACAVLGMNKRQTLKVILPYALKRALSTYSNEVIFVVKGTALASTITLLDVMGYNQYLMGNYYEFSIFILTGAIYLLINGLLSLMMRMIEKKALTFEE; encoded by the coding sequence ATGGCTGATCAATTATGGTTTTATTTTAAAACCTTATGCCAGGGTTTACCGGTGACCTTATCCTTAAGTTTCTCAGCGATTATTTGTGCTTGCTTAATCTCCATTGGCTTTACGGTATTACTCACCTTTAAAAATAGACTACTTAACAGTGTGATTAAAGGTTATATCCTGCTATTTACCGGTACGCCTTTATTAGTACAAATATTTTTAATCTACTATGGCCCAGTTCAATTTAGTCATCTGCAAGATCAGTTACCGCTATTATGGTCACTCCTATCACATCCTTGGTTTTGCGCATTTTTAGCACTCACGTTAAACAGTGCCGCGTATACCACACAAATCTTTTATGGCGCCTTAAAAGCCATTCCACAGGGACAGTGGCAAGCTTGTGCCGTATTGGGTATGAATAAAAGACAAACCCTTAAAGTCATTTTACCTTATGCATTAAAGCGCGCTTTGTCGACTTATTCTAATGAAGTGATTTTTGTGGTAAAAGGGACCGCGCTCGCCTCAACCATTACCTTATTAGATGTGATGGGATATAATCAGTATCTGATGGGCAACTACTATGAATTTTCAATATTTATCCTAACTGGGGCTATCTACCTCTTGATAAATGGCTTATTAAGTCTCATGATGAGAATGATTGAGAAAAAAGCCTTAACTTTCGAAGAGTAA
- the uvrC gene encoding excinuclease ABC subunit UvrC has translation MQATSFDAKAFLAKVPHKPGVYQMFNAEKTIIYVGKAKDLNKRLKSYFNATKKTLKTDTLVSHIEHVEYTITNTEIEALLLEQTYIKKHQPRYNVLLKDDKSYPFIKLSKEVHPRVSIFRGTINKKNDEFFGPYPSSISVKHILALLQKTFPIRQCEDSVYRNRTRPCLQYQIKRCLGPCVKGLVSDEDYHEQVNYVRLFLQGHGEKVIAQLTMDMQQASDDLNFEKAAQLRDQLQAIKQISEKQVIFNSNNDNLDVVGFHFEAGIACIYVFFIRNGATFGHRAYFPKIPPDTELDEVIETFLGQFYLQGNAHRHMPKKIFLDYNLQDKAALEQSLGLIAKRQVKIVTDPKGDNAKLLNLATVNAQKEVSDKLLQKSTLKQRYDALAEFLKLAKITRMECFDISHFTGKSTVASCVVFDEKGPLKSEYRRYNISGITPGDDYAAMGQVLRRRYDKKTLPEDKIPDVIFIDGGKGQLDRALTVFAELQVDWDKHKPILIGVAKGSERKEGLETLFFQSHGQGVYLDAQSPALLLVQQIRNASHDHAITGQRKKQLKMVQDSSLELIEGVGAKRRQALLKHFGGLQGLKNASVEQIAKVPGISKTLADKIYTSLQY, from the coding sequence ATGCAAGCTACCTCTTTTGACGCTAAAGCGTTTTTAGCCAAAGTTCCACATAAACCGGGCGTTTATCAGATGTTCAATGCTGAGAAAACGATTATTTATGTGGGTAAAGCGAAAGATCTCAATAAGCGCTTAAAAAGTTATTTTAATGCGACCAAAAAAACGCTGAAAACCGATACGCTGGTGAGCCATATTGAGCACGTCGAATACACGATCACCAATACGGAAATAGAGGCGCTGCTGTTAGAACAGACTTATATCAAAAAACATCAGCCACGCTATAATGTTTTACTCAAAGATGATAAAAGCTACCCTTTCATCAAATTAAGCAAAGAAGTCCATCCACGGGTGTCGATTTTTCGCGGTACCATTAATAAAAAAAACGATGAGTTCTTTGGTCCCTATCCCAGCTCGATTTCAGTTAAACATATCTTAGCGTTATTACAAAAGACCTTTCCGATTCGCCAGTGTGAAGATTCCGTCTATCGAAACCGCACCCGCCCTTGTCTTCAGTATCAAATTAAACGCTGCCTTGGTCCTTGTGTAAAAGGTTTAGTCAGTGATGAAGACTATCATGAACAAGTCAATTATGTCCGTCTATTCTTACAAGGTCATGGCGAGAAAGTGATTGCGCAGCTGACCATGGATATGCAGCAAGCCAGTGATGATTTAAATTTCGAAAAAGCCGCCCAGCTACGCGATCAATTGCAAGCGATTAAACAGATATCTGAAAAACAGGTGATCTTCAACAGTAATAATGACAATCTGGATGTGGTTGGTTTTCATTTTGAAGCGGGTATTGCCTGTATTTATGTCTTCTTTATTCGTAATGGTGCCACATTTGGTCATCGGGCCTATTTTCCTAAAATTCCGCCCGATACCGAGCTCGATGAGGTGATTGAAACCTTCTTAGGCCAGTTTTATCTGCAAGGTAATGCGCACCGTCATATGCCGAAAAAGATTTTTCTCGATTACAATTTACAAGATAAAGCGGCACTGGAACAGTCACTGGGTCTGATTGCCAAACGACAGGTTAAAATTGTTACCGATCCTAAGGGCGATAACGCTAAACTACTCAATTTAGCCACCGTCAATGCGCAAAAAGAGGTCAGCGATAAATTATTACAGAAATCGACCTTAAAGCAGCGTTATGATGCCTTAGCGGAGTTTTTAAAACTCGCCAAAATAACCCGCATGGAGTGTTTTGATATCAGCCATTTTACCGGTAAAAGCACAGTCGCTTCCTGTGTGGTATTTGATGAAAAAGGCCCACTCAAATCGGAATATCGTCGTTACAATATTAGCGGCATCACGCCGGGTGATGATTATGCGGCGATGGGGCAAGTGTTACGCCGTCGCTATGACAAGAAAACACTGCCAGAAGATAAAATACCCGATGTCATCTTTATTGATGGCGGTAAAGGACAACTCGATCGTGCCTTAACGGTGTTTGCCGAACTGCAAGTTGATTGGGATAAGCACAAACCCATACTCATTGGCGTCGCCAAAGGTTCTGAGCGTAAAGAAGGCTTAGAGACACTATTTTTCCAATCTCATGGTCAAGGAGTCTATCTTGATGCGCAGTCCCCTGCACTGTTACTGGTTCAGCAGATCCGTAATGCTTCGCACGATCATGCTATCACTGGACAGCGCAAAAAACAGTTAAAAATGGTTCAGGACAGCTCGCTCGAACTCATCGAGGGCGTCGGAGCCAAAAGACGTCAGGCACTGTTGAAACACTTTGGTGGTTTACAAGGCCTAAAAAATGCCAGCGTTGAACAGATAGCCAAAGTACCGGGTATCTCAAAAACCTTAGCAGATAAAATCTATACCAGCCTACAATACTGA
- the pgsA gene encoding CDP-diacylglycerol--glycerol-3-phosphate 3-phosphatidyltransferase has product MRLNVPIILTLFRVVLIPFFILAFYLPTRHAPFITALIFLIAAVTDWFDGYLARRLKQTTRFGAFLDPVADKLMVAIALVLITEHYHAWWISIPAIIMISREILISALREWMAEIGKRKSVAVSIIGKIKTVAQMTALTWLLWRPNDFIFGAGIIALYIASALTLWSMCQYLWASHPDLLNDEAE; this is encoded by the coding sequence ATGAGACTAAATGTACCTATCATTCTGACCCTTTTTCGGGTTGTTCTAATTCCCTTTTTTATTTTGGCATTCTATCTTCCTACTCGCCATGCCCCATTTATAACTGCCCTGATATTTCTGATTGCAGCCGTAACCGATTGGTTTGATGGTTATCTGGCCAGACGTTTAAAACAGACCACGCGCTTTGGCGCATTTTTGGATCCGGTGGCCGATAAGTTGATGGTGGCCATTGCGCTGGTGCTGATTACAGAACATTATCATGCCTGGTGGATCTCAATTCCGGCCATTATTATGATTTCACGTGAAATATTAATTTCCGCGTTAAGAGAGTGGATGGCCGAGATTGGAAAACGTAAAAGTGTTGCGGTGTCGATTATCGGTAAAATTAAAACGGTGGCACAAATGACCGCATTAACCTGGTTATTATGGCGACCAAATGATTTTATTTTTGGTGCAGGTATCATTGCTTTATACATTGCTTCAGCGCTTACTTTATGGTCAATGTGCCAATATTTATGGGCTTCACACCCAGATTTGCTCAACGATGAAGCAGAATGA
- a CDS encoding alpha/beta fold hydrolase, producing the protein MKKLAIFTVLSLAVSTAHAAPQNPLIIEQQGSFAIGGIVKTSEGKYNSRPEMTQTKTSNEFMDVYKVNITNGGQTLHGDHATVSYQIPSNVKSLPLVFLHGAGQSMRTWQTTPDGREGWNTLFLRKNYAIYLVDQPRRGWSGRSTVDGSIPAIPDDQFWFAQFRMGEYPHFFKGVAFPQDAASLDQFFRQMTPNTGPFDASVISNSLKALFDRIGNGVLVTHSQGGSPGWLTGIKVPEKVKGIVAIEPGNFPFLEGEVPPIVESAYGNITADSVKKADFDKLTKMPIIIYFGDNIAEEPSKIQGEDQWRIRLLLAKKWAEVVNKHGGDVQVVHLPDVGIKGNTHFMMQDLNSAEVAEHLDGWLKEKGLSN; encoded by the coding sequence ATGAAAAAGCTCGCAATATTTACCGTGCTGAGTTTAGCTGTTTCTACAGCTCACGCCGCACCTCAAAATCCGTTAATAATTGAGCAACAAGGCAGCTTTGCAATCGGCGGCATAGTGAAAACCAGTGAAGGCAAATACAATTCACGTCCTGAAATGACGCAAACTAAAACCAGCAATGAATTTATGGATGTGTATAAAGTCAATATAACCAATGGTGGACAAACTTTACACGGTGATCATGCAACTGTTTCCTATCAAATACCAAGTAATGTTAAGTCATTACCTTTAGTTTTTTTACATGGTGCAGGACAGTCGATGAGAACTTGGCAGACAACGCCAGATGGACGTGAAGGTTGGAATACCCTCTTTTTGCGTAAAAATTATGCTATCTATTTAGTTGATCAACCTCGTCGTGGTTGGTCTGGTCGTTCAACGGTTGACGGTTCAATCCCTGCGATACCTGATGATCAATTTTGGTTTGCACAATTCCGTATGGGGGAATATCCACATTTTTTCAAAGGTGTTGCCTTTCCTCAGGATGCCGCGAGTTTAGACCAGTTTTTCCGTCAAATGACACCCAATACCGGCCCATTTGATGCCAGTGTTATCTCCAACAGCCTAAAAGCGCTGTTTGATCGAATTGGTAATGGCGTATTGGTTACACATTCTCAAGGTGGAAGCCCTGGTTGGTTGACAGGGATAAAAGTGCCAGAAAAAGTGAAAGGCATTGTTGCTATTGAACCGGGTAACTTCCCTTTTCTTGAAGGTGAAGTCCCTCCAATTGTTGAAAGTGCTTATGGTAATATCACTGCCGATAGTGTGAAAAAAGCCGATTTTGATAAACTGACTAAAATGCCGATTATTATCTATTTTGGTGACAATATTGCTGAGGAACCCTCTAAAATTCAAGGTGAAGACCAATGGCGTATTCGCCTATTGCTAGCCAAAAAGTGGGCGGAAGTTGTCAACAAACATGGTGGTGATGTGCAAGTAGTTCACCTGCCTGATGTTGGTATTAAGGGAAATACTCACTTTATGATGCAAGATTTAAACAGTGCCGAGGTAGCAGAGCATTTGGACGGATGGTTGAAAGAAAAAGGTTTGTCTAATTAA
- a CDS encoding aldo/keto reductase translates to MNKIIILNNGVEMPILGFGVFQMTDSTECEKAVHDAIDSGYRLIDTAASYQNETQVGNAIQTHGVDRRELFITTKLWLQDTNYEGAKAQFERSLNRLQLDYVDLYLIHQPYGDIHGAWRAMQELHLAGKIRSIGVSNFQPDRLADLMAFNQIPPAVNQIEVNPFQQQLDAVPYVRKEHIIPQAWAPFAEGKNGLFTHPILSQIGAQYGKSVGQVILRWLAQRGVASLAKSVNKARMVENQAIFDFELSQSDMKQIETLDTATSQFFSHRDPEMVKWLTGRKLEV, encoded by the coding sequence ATGAATAAAATAATAATATTAAATAACGGTGTTGAAATGCCTATTTTAGGCTTTGGCGTTTTTCAAATGACAGATTCAACAGAGTGCGAAAAAGCGGTCCATGACGCAATAGATTCAGGGTATCGTTTGATTGATACCGCAGCGAGTTACCAAAATGAAACCCAAGTAGGTAACGCCATTCAAACACACGGTGTTGATCGTCGAGAATTATTCATCACCACGAAATTATGGCTACAAGATACTAACTATGAAGGTGCAAAAGCGCAATTTGAACGTTCATTAAATCGTTTACAATTGGATTATGTTGATCTCTATTTAATCCATCAGCCTTATGGTGACATTCACGGCGCGTGGCGAGCAATGCAGGAGTTACACTTAGCTGGTAAAATTCGATCGATTGGCGTCAGCAATTTTCAGCCGGATCGTTTGGCGGATTTAATGGCATTTAATCAGATTCCACCAGCGGTTAATCAAATCGAAGTTAACCCTTTTCAACAACAGCTTGATGCTGTGCCTTACGTGCGAAAAGAGCATATTATACCGCAAGCATGGGCACCTTTTGCAGAAGGCAAAAATGGACTATTTACACATCCTATTTTAAGTCAAATTGGCGCTCAATATGGTAAGTCCGTAGGACAAGTAATATTGCGTTGGTTGGCACAACGTGGCGTTGCAAGTCTGGCTAAGTCAGTTAATAAGGCGCGAATGGTTGAAAATCAAGCTATTTTTGACTTCGAACTTTCTCAATCTGACATGAAGCAGATCGAAACATTAGATACGGCGACTAGCCAATTTTTTAGTCATCGCGATCCAGAAATGGTGAAATGGTTGACAGGTCGAAAATTAGAAGTTTAA
- a CDS encoding flavodoxin, whose amino-acid sequence MNQLSRSRRQFLKGAIVLLLLSGINVKIHAQNSSKPLVIYLSRTHNNKVLAKFIAQTVGGDLVEIKTRQPYPKDYQLMRSQVSNELNNEVLPPLDHSLNLDPYQQIFIVFPTWAMRLPPPIKTFLSTHNLNGKIIMPLNTNAGYGVGSGFDEIEKLASGAMVYQGLSIKGGNEREGNLFVMQGKTLQQAKLNIQTWLQAMPSKSNSSTANKVVHLTAQSTLGDLLEHPKLRLFADKILPWDGMKYDRTLPLSRISELMPYHHYFNIDDILKPLNTMILSNEPVFYDYYGGDVPYTGLFLLRGQPNMPTAVIVAGGGFQYVGSLHEAFPLAQKIVEKGYNAVVVKYRGGVSSQRATEDLAHAIGYLFNHQQKLKIDMNHYSVWGASASARMAAYIGSYGVQRFGVYDSNIPKPQAVIMLYTGHSDISNNETPTFAAIGESDNIASPNVMASRIQRLLQQNVKTEFHRYPKVEHGFGLGTGTAAEGWIDNAVDFWQKTME is encoded by the coding sequence ATGAATCAACTATCACGCTCTCGACGTCAATTTTTAAAAGGTGCAATAGTGTTACTGTTATTGAGCGGAATTAACGTTAAGATTCATGCTCAAAATAGCAGTAAGCCGCTTGTCATTTATTTATCACGAACACACAACAATAAAGTATTAGCTAAATTTATTGCTCAAACTGTAGGTGGGGATTTAGTTGAGATTAAAACTCGGCAACCTTACCCAAAAGATTATCAGCTTATGCGTAGCCAAGTCTCGAATGAGCTTAACAATGAGGTACTTCCTCCGTTAGATCATTCACTTAATCTTGATCCTTATCAGCAAATTTTTATTGTCTTTCCTACTTGGGCTATGCGATTGCCACCACCGATAAAAACGTTTCTCTCAACTCATAATTTGAATGGCAAAATTATTATGCCGCTCAACACCAATGCTGGTTATGGCGTAGGTTCTGGATTTGATGAAATAGAAAAGTTAGCATCAGGTGCAATGGTGTATCAAGGTTTATCCATCAAAGGCGGTAATGAAAGAGAAGGCAATCTTTTTGTTATGCAAGGTAAAACGTTACAACAAGCAAAACTCAACATTCAAACATGGTTGCAAGCAATGCCAAGCAAATCCAATTCCAGTACAGCAAACAAAGTCGTACACTTAACAGCACAAAGTACGCTCGGTGATCTGCTTGAACACCCAAAGCTACGTCTGTTTGCCGATAAAATATTACCATGGGATGGTATGAAATATGATCGCACATTGCCTTTATCACGTATCAGTGAATTAATGCCATATCATCATTATTTTAATATCGATGATATATTGAAGCCACTAAACACCATGATTCTCAGTAACGAGCCGGTTTTTTATGATTATTATGGTGGTGATGTACCTTATACCGGACTGTTTCTGTTACGAGGTCAACCTAACATGCCAACTGCGGTAATTGTAGCAGGGGGTGGTTTTCAGTATGTCGGATCGTTACATGAAGCTTTTCCATTAGCGCAAAAAATTGTCGAAAAAGGATATAACGCCGTTGTCGTTAAATATCGCGGCGGTGTCAGTAGCCAACGGGCTACTGAAGATTTAGCTCATGCAATTGGCTATCTATTTAATCATCAACAAAAATTAAAAATAGATATGAATCATTATTCGGTATGGGGTGCTTCTGCTAGCGCAAGAATGGCAGCTTATATTGGTTCTTATGGCGTACAGCGTTTTGGTGTGTATGATTCTAATATACCAAAACCTCAGGCCGTTATTATGCTCTATACGGGACACTCTGATATTAGTAACAATGAAACACCAACTTTTGCAGCGATTGGAGAGAGTGACAATATTGCTTCACCAAATGTTATGGCTAGTCGAATTCAACGATTACTGCAACAAAATGTAAAAACTGAATTTCATCGCTATCCAAAAGTTGAGCATGGTTTTGGATTGGGAACAGGTACTGCAGCTGAAGGTTGGATTGATAACGCGGTGGATTTTTGGCAAAAAACGATGGAATAA
- a CDS encoding SDR family oxidoreductase, translating into MNNINRVLIVGATGSIGRFAVEEALTQKYDVYALVRDAHRANFDDRVHVIEGDLTNYLTLDAMDAVIFTQGSYDSNMAESVDYNGVRNVLNALKGDLKRIALMTSIYSTADRENSHWKRRAERLVRASGMTYTIVRPSWFDNNQRDELALVLTQNSDKHCYTFTAKDGGVSRQQIAETLVLSLQTVNTMNRTISLFSTKGKRTQDFEALFASTLSDKKQNNFDGINDPNNLPIEQEPERVLLDLDAVRQ; encoded by the coding sequence ATGAATAACATTAACCGTGTTTTAATTGTTGGTGCAACCGGTAGTATTGGCCGTTTTGCGGTAGAAGAAGCATTAACACAAAAATATGACGTTTACGCCTTAGTTCGCGATGCGCACCGCGCAAACTTTGATGACAGGGTGCACGTTATTGAGGGTGATTTAACCAATTATCTCACTTTAGATGCCATGGATGCGGTAATATTTACCCAAGGTAGTTACGATAGCAATATGGCGGAATCAGTTGATTACAATGGTGTACGTAATGTTTTAAATGCTTTGAAAGGCGACTTAAAACGGATTGCATTAATGACGTCAATTTATTCCACCGCAGATCGAGAAAATAGCCACTGGAAACGCCGTGCTGAACGGCTAGTTCGCGCCAGCGGTATGACTTATACCATTGTCCGCCCAAGTTGGTTTGATAATAATCAACGTGATGAGTTAGCTTTAGTTCTGACCCAAAACAGTGATAAGCACTGTTATACTTTTACTGCAAAAGATGGTGGCGTATCGCGTCAACAAATAGCAGAAACATTGGTTTTAAGTTTGCAAACCGTTAATACGATGAATCGCACCATCTCGCTATTTTCGACCAAAGGTAAACGGACACAGGATTTTGAAGCCTTATTTGCAAGTACATTATCTGACAAAAAACAGAATAATTTTGATGGCATCAATGATCCAAATAATTTGCCTATTGAACAAGAACCAGAGCGTGTATTACTCGATTTGGATGCCGTTCGACAATAG
- a CDS encoding carboxymuconolactone decarboxylase family protein: MNTQFTSKDTLTLQPADTNHFSGEAAFTCFPTMPSNGDVSPAIVHFEPNGFTDWHSHSQGQYLIITGGTGRFQEWGKPIQIITQGDVVWIEPNLKHWHGAGEYTAMSHIAISPAQGSQVTWMEKVQPEKMESPVKIDKIQGDQLTAKQLAIVPLALAVTQGDLNEAKAAIEQGLKNGLTVNELKEAISHQFSYIGAPKTLNGLITLKSVVEERAKQGINDPQGKLATDLGKIDYYQLGTQKLAALTQRPTQSAIFDFAPAIDYAIKAQLFGYQFSRDNLGDVERELATVSSLVGLGESVNAQLRSHLTVLKNLGLTENSFKQLTVIVDSEQAENMRKVWAVINK; the protein is encoded by the coding sequence ATGAATACCCAATTTACTTCAAAAGATACGTTAACCTTACAACCAGCAGATACTAATCATTTTAGTGGCGAGGCCGCTTTTACTTGTTTCCCAACCATGCCAAGTAATGGTGATGTCTCCCCGGCGATTGTTCATTTTGAACCCAATGGTTTTACTGATTGGCACTCTCATAGCCAAGGACAATATTTGATTATCACCGGGGGTACCGGACGTTTTCAGGAATGGGGTAAACCGATACAAATCATCACTCAAGGTGATGTTGTTTGGATTGAACCGAATCTGAAACATTGGCATGGCGCAGGCGAGTATACCGCGATGAGCCATATTGCCATTAGCCCCGCGCAAGGGAGTCAAGTGACGTGGATGGAGAAAGTCCAGCCTGAAAAAATGGAAAGTCCAGTAAAAATAGACAAAATCCAAGGCGATCAATTAACGGCTAAACAATTAGCGATTGTTCCTCTTGCCCTTGCAGTCACACAAGGTGATCTGAATGAAGCAAAAGCGGCGATTGAGCAAGGACTTAAAAATGGCTTAACCGTTAATGAGTTGAAAGAGGCAATCTCACATCAATTTTCCTATATTGGTGCGCCAAAAACACTTAACGGTTTGATAACATTAAAATCTGTAGTTGAAGAACGCGCTAAACAGGGCATTAACGATCCACAAGGTAAACTCGCGACTGACCTTGGCAAAATAGATTATTACCAGCTTGGGACACAAAAATTGGCTGCATTAACTCAGCGTCCAACGCAATCAGCAATTTTTGATTTTGCGCCAGCGATTGATTACGCCATAAAAGCACAGCTATTTGGTTATCAGTTTAGTCGGGATAATTTGGGGGATGTTGAGCGAGAACTTGCCACTGTGAGTAGTTTGGTGGGGTTAGGGGAGAGTGTTAATGCTCAGTTACGTTCTCATTTAACCGTATTAAAAAATCTGGGTTTGACGGAAAACAGTTTTAAGCAACTCACTGTTATCGTTGATTCAGAACAAGCTGAAAATATGCGTAAAGTGTGGGCAGTGATTAATAAATAG
- a CDS encoding alpha/beta hydrolase, giving the protein MKLIKTTVLATILAAILGGNAMATDYKNNPFTLTYDNAITQNEKGKVNIHPVKYTQKQTGIEVVANVYTPANYDPTKSYPAIVVAHPNGGVKEQVAGLYAQNLAEKGYITIAFDAAYQGGSGGSPRYTDKPQNRIEDIRAAADFISQYPGVDAKRLGLLGICGGGGYSIKAAQTDKRFISIATVSMFNTGDARRNGFMRSQKETIQQRLVDIAKVRALESAGGEIQYSPSFGQNMTPEQVAALPFEMYRQGYEYYAQTHAHPNSQTNNTIDSFQDLMAFDVNTNVDLINQPLLMVAGEKADSLYMTQEVFANATGTDNKALFLVPNASHIETYWKQPYVQQITDKLTAFYGKNLNQ; this is encoded by the coding sequence ATGAAACTTATCAAGACAACAGTATTAGCAACGATATTAGCTGCAATATTAGGAGGCAATGCTATGGCCACAGATTACAAAAATAACCCATTTACGTTAACTTACGATAATGCCATTACTCAAAATGAGAAAGGTAAAGTCAATATTCACCCCGTAAAATATACACAAAAACAGACTGGTATTGAAGTGGTTGCGAATGTGTATACTCCCGCCAATTACGATCCGACAAAAAGCTATCCAGCTATTGTGGTGGCACATCCCAATGGTGGTGTCAAAGAACAAGTTGCTGGTTTGTATGCGCAAAATTTAGCTGAAAAAGGCTATATTACTATTGCTTTTGATGCGGCTTACCAAGGTGGAAGTGGTGGATCACCACGCTATACCGATAAACCGCAAAATCGTATTGAAGATATTCGTGCGGCCGCTGATTTTATCTCACAATATCCCGGTGTTGATGCCAAGCGATTAGGATTACTTGGCATTTGTGGTGGCGGTGGTTATTCCATTAAAGCGGCACAAACTGACAAACGATTTATCTCTATCGCAACGGTCAGTATGTTTAACACTGGTGATGCACGCCGTAACGGTTTTATGCGTAGCCAAAAAGAGACTATTCAACAACGTTTAGTCGATATTGCTAAAGTTCGTGCTTTAGAATCAGCAGGTGGTGAGATTCAATATTCGCCTTCATTTGGTCAAAATATGACGCCAGAACAAGTGGCAGCATTACCGTTTGAGATGTATCGCCAAGGCTATGAGTATTATGCGCAAACACATGCTCATCCCAATTCACAAACTAATAATACCATCGATAGCTTTCAGGATTTAATGGCATTCGATGTTAACACAAATGTGGATTTGATTAATCAACCATTACTGATGGTTGCGGGTGAAAAAGCCGATTCGCTCTATATGACGCAAGAAGTGTTTGCTAATGCAACAGGTACCGACAATAAAGCGTTGTTTCTAGTACCGAATGCTAGCCATATAGAGACCTATTGGAAACAGCCTTATGTACAACAAATTACCGATAAGTTAACGGCTTTTTATGGCAAAAACTTAAACCAATAA
- a CDS encoding LysR family transcriptional regulator: MNDNKQFNDLYAFVQVAKLGSFTQAASVLNVQPSALSHRMNDLEKRLNIKLLNRTTRSVSTTEAGQQLLERTLPMFISIQEELGALSDYTDKMSGKIRINCPERPAFEIIYPKVRKFLVDNPAVKLEIFINNLYIDIIAERFDFGVRSGKDVAQDMVTVRISDENAMTLVVSPHYINQFGLPHKLQDLTLHRCIVISLNPEYRLNEWEFMQQKQIYKIDVPESIIFNSMDLVKKAAIDGLGITWLPYTSVHSEIQSGQLVTLFPKLQITYPPMYLYYAKNRHKTPAMTTLIESLRWQESQ, from the coding sequence ATGAATGATAACAAACAGTTCAATGATCTCTACGCATTTGTACAGGTGGCTAAATTAGGCAGTTTTACGCAGGCGGCATCGGTGTTAAATGTGCAACCATCGGCCCTAAGTCACCGGATGAATGATTTAGAAAAACGTTTAAATATTAAACTATTAAATCGCACCACTCGCTCAGTCTCAACCACCGAAGCTGGTCAACAGCTTCTTGAACGTACCCTGCCAATGTTTATTTCAATTCAAGAAGAACTAGGCGCACTGTCTGATTATACCGATAAAATGAGTGGTAAAATTCGAATAAATTGTCCAGAACGTCCCGCATTTGAAATCATTTACCCAAAAGTTAGGAAATTTTTAGTGGATAATCCTGCGGTAAAATTAGAGATATTCATCAATAATCTTTATATTGATATCATTGCCGAACGTTTTGATTTTGGCGTGCGTTCGGGTAAAGATGTTGCTCAGGACATGGTCACCGTGCGAATCTCAGATGAAAATGCAATGACACTAGTGGTCTCGCCACATTATATTAATCAATTTGGTCTACCCCATAAATTACAAGATCTTACTTTACACCGCTGCATAGTCATCTCATTGAATCCTGAATATCGCCTAAATGAATGGGAATTTATGCAACAAAAGCAAATTTATAAAATAGATGTACCGGAAAGTATTATTTTTAACTCAATGGATTTAGTCAAAAAAGCAGCTATCGATGGCTTAGGTATAACTTGGCTACCTTATACGTCGGTGCACAGTGAAATCCAATCAGGTCAGTTAGTCACACTTTTCCCTAAACTTCAAATAACGTATCCGCCGATGTATCTTTATTACGCCAAAAATAGACATAAAACACCAGCAATGACTACATTGATTGAATCATTGCGCTGGCAGGAAAGTCAATAA